TTTGGATCTGTTGTCGACAATGCAGACGACGGCATCAAGATTTCCGAGTGCAGTTACCGTGTGCAGTACCATTAGATACATTAACGCATAGGtccttaataataataataataataataatagtaataataatgataataataataataataataataataataataataattcctCAATAGGAACTGGCACTTGCAACCGAACACTCTTAGAAAGCGAGCGGACGTGGAAATACAGAGTTAAGAGACTGTACCCACTCAGGCTTGCATCTGCATCGGACGGTCTTCACGCTCTGCCTAGCGAAGCCACCCCGTTCGGAGGCCCTAAACAACCTACATACCACCTTGTACTGTCCCCTACTCTGACTTCATGGCTTGCCTTTGCACTAAGTCCTGTCACTTGCCTGACGTCACTGGCTGCAGTCATTCGGGCTCGTGCCGTAGAGCTGATGACAGCTCTCTGCAGCTTAGACGTGTATTTGCCTTAGCTACCTCATTGTGGCATTCGTGTACTTGTCTGCATGCAGTACATCATATGTGTTCAGCCTTCCTTTCTCCTCTGTTTATACCCACTGCAATAAAATTAGGAAGGGTCTAACCAGCCACTCACTAAGGGCTCAACAAGTGCATATTCCATGCGGGCAGAGCCCGAATAAGGTAGCAATTGTTCGAAGCTGTCCTTGCATTTTCAGAAAGTTCGCGCAATGGAGAAGCGCTGCAGGACCTTGTGGCGTCTGCAGCTTGCGACCTTTGATAGAACATAGAATAAGTC
This is a stretch of genomic DNA from Necator americanus strain Aroian chromosome II, whole genome shotgun sequence. It encodes these proteins:
- a CDS encoding hypothetical protein (NECATOR_CHRII.G8123.T1); the protein is MTAASDVRQVTGLSAKASHEVRVGDSTRCLLTLYFHVRSLSKSVRLQVPVPIEELLLLLLLLLLLLSLLLLLLLLLLLLRTYALMYLMVLHTVTALGNLDAVVCIVDNRSKHLKFHDMPSSSKIMKNAVILNMSMQKKNMGDDAAETDGATHANRSIMWLTKPSFDPLPCPKSNARRSHHGRRSYWHIQLHT